A window from Staphylococcus succinus encodes these proteins:
- a CDS encoding winged helix-turn-helix transcriptional regulator: MYYKGKEFFTSKDLALCVIGGKWKIPIIFHLLQDKVLRLSELQKKLPHVNQRMLIRQLRELEEDQIIERHIYSVVPPKVEYKLTSIGYKLDKVVYAICEWGDLFKDEIIH, encoded by the coding sequence TTGTATTATAAAGGAAAAGAATTTTTCACTTCTAAAGATTTAGCTTTATGTGTTATCGGAGGAAAGTGGAAGATCCCTATAATTTTTCATTTACTTCAAGACAAAGTATTGAGATTAAGTGAGCTACAAAAAAAGTTGCCGCATGTCAATCAAAGGATGCTAATAAGACAACTTAGAGAATTAGAAGAGGACCAAATTATTGAAAGACATATTTATTCTGTAGTTCCCCCAAAAGTGGAGTATAAGCTGACATCTATAGGCTACAAGCTAGATAAGGTGGTTTATGCAATATGCGAATGGGGTGATTTATTCAAGGATGAAATAATACATTAA